In the Candidatus Methanosphaera massiliense genome, TTCACCAGAAATTGTACACATTAATGCTATACCTACCGCTACTTTTAGTCCTGAGACTATGTAAGGTACTGTTGAAGGTATTATTACTTCTCTTAACATTTGACTGTTGGAAGCACCAAAAGACATAGCTGCTTCAATTAATACTCTTTTAGTTCTGTGAACACCATCTACTGTATATACTAGTATTGGAAATACACATCCCATGAATATGATGAATACTGCTGGTGCTATTCCTATTCCAAACCATAATATGGAGAATGGAATCCATGCCATTGGTGGTATTGGTCTTAATATACTTATAACTAAATTAGATAATCTTTCTAATCTTTCAGACCATCCCATAATTATTCCTAATAATACTCCAACTACTGATGCAAAAACCATACCTATAATAACTTTGTATAATGTATCCCATACATCAGTGAATAATTCACCTGTACTCCATAATTTTATGAAGGAATTAACTACTTCTACAGGTCCTGGAAACATATATGATGGTAATACAGTTAATACATCAGCTAATATATACCATACTATTACGATAAGAATAGGTAAAATTAACTTATCTAGTCCCATATAATATTTTCTTTCTTCTGTCATTTTATCCCTTTTTATTGATTTTTAATGATTATGCAGTGTAGAATAATTTTTCATCACTAAATGTTTGATTTAACACTCCTAAATCTTTTTCTGTACTTATGAAATCTCTTACATCTTGTTTGTATGTATCATTTAAGTCAGATACCCAGCTCATGTTAGCTAATATTTGTCCTTCTAAGGTTTCATTAGCTACAATGTTACGTGGTAAATACTTTACACATCCGTATGGATCATTTTCTAGTTTTTCTGTAGCATTTTTATGTATTTCTGCTATTTTTTTAACTTTATCGGGATGTCTATTTGCGAATTTATCAGTAACTACTACTGCACAACATGGATGATTTTCTAATATCTCATGAGATGTATCTACAACTGTCATATTATTTTGTTTTTCAGCAATTGACATATATGGTTCATATGTTAACATTGCATCAATACTTCCAGTTTTTAATGCATCATTCATGGATGCTACTTTCATACTTGGACTTGTTATATCTGACATTGTCATGTCATGTTTTTTTAAGTCGTATTGTAGTAACATGTATTGTATTGAAGATTGACCTGGTGTAGCTATTGACTTTCCTTTTAAATCTTCAATTGATGTAACATCAGGTTCATTAGTTACTAATCCACTACCTTCTAATTGAGCTCCTGCAACGATTTTTATAGGTACGTCTTTTGATATGGATGATAATACGGGTGTTACTCCCACATATCCTACATCAACTGTCCCGCTTGTCATTGCACTTATTAAATCTCCACCATTATTATATTCATGTAGTTCTACATTTAACCCTGCATCTCTATACATGCCTGAAGCATTTGCTACAAATAATGCTGCATCGTGATCTGAAGGTAAGTATCCTATTGATACTGTATCATCATCTGAGTAGAATGATGTATATGTATAGGATACTACTGCAAGGACTACAATAATTACTATTATTAAATCAATGTATTTTCTTTTTAGCATTCTTTAAT is a window encoding:
- a CDS encoding ABC transporter permease — protein: MGLDKLILPILIVIVWYILADVLTVLPSYMFPGPVEVVNSFIKLWSTGELFTDVWDTLYKVIIGMVFASVVGVLLGIIMGWSERLERLSNLVISILRPIPPMAWIPFSILWFGIGIAPAVFIIFMGCVFPILVYTVDGVHRTKRVLIEAAMSFGASNSQMLREVIIPSTVPYIVSGLKVAVGIALMCTISGEMIGSSSGIGYMILTSTNIFDTGSTVVGMLLIGFIGIVFDFIFTKIQEQIFW
- a CDS encoding ABC transporter substrate-binding protein, with protein sequence MLKRKYIDLIIVIIVVLAVVSYTYTSFYSDDDTVSIGYLPSDHDAALFVANASGMYRDAGLNVELHEYNNGGDLISAMTSGTVDVGYVGVTPVLSSISKDVPIKIVAGAQLEGSGLVTNEPDVTSIEDLKGKSIATPGQSSIQYMLLQYDLKKHDMTMSDITSPSMKVASMNDALKTGSIDAMLTYEPYMSIAEKQNNMTVVDTSHEILENHPCCAVVVTDKFANRHPDKVKKIAEIHKNATEKLENDPYGCVKYLPRNIVANETLEGQILANMSWVSDLNDTYKQDVRDFISTEKDLGVLNQTFSDEKLFYTA